DNA from Oncorhynchus masou masou isolate Uvic2021 chromosome 5, UVic_Omas_1.1, whole genome shotgun sequence:
gcgaaaacaaaaacacaaaacaaaagaATAGCGGGGCCACCCTCTTCTGGTCATGTCCCTTCCATGTGTCTCTGttctactctccctctctgctgGCACCTCCTGGCCCTCAGCCCACGGCTTTGTGCTTGCCCCCGCAGCAGTGGCAAGCCACCCCGCAGCGGTAGCAGGTGCGAAGGGGGGCGTAGCAGCACATGCAGGGGGCCAGCAGCGACAGCCCAACCAGGGCCAGCCAGCGCAGGCAGAAGCGCTCGTCGCTGGTGTCGCACGAGCACGGGTCCGAGTAGTCACCCTCCGGGTCCGACATGCAGTGGTAGAGCAGGCTGTCCGCGCACCACATGAAGCTGACCCGGCGGATGCACGTCTGGATGGGGTCCGGCGCCTCCTGGCACCGCCCGCGCCTGTTCTCCTCGTGGTTGAACATGTCCCGGCAGTAGACGCAGCGCGAGCGCTCGCCGTCCTCCTTCCGCCGCTTGCCCTTGAGCTGGAGGGTGCGGGGCTGGGCTGTGACCACCGCCCTGTGTCCCCCGATAAGGCCACCTCCACCTAGTCGGTCCACGCAGCCTATCTTGGGGTCCCTTGCGTGCTGGTAGGGATCAAGACCCAGGGGGTAAGGGTAGGTGTAGTCGTGCTTGGGCGGCTCGCTCTTGGCGAAGTGCACGTAGGCGTCGGCGTCCTCGGGGTGCTGGATGAGCTTGTCGCGCGTGGCGGTGGCGTGCCGGTAGTCCTCGTACCCAGTCAGCCAGGTCCGCTCGCGAGGGTTGATGCGCacaatctcctcctcctcctcctccacctggaAGCTGACGTGGCGTGGGAACATGGGAACCGACTGTAGAGATAAAAGGAGAGCAAAATAAATGAGAACTACACAGACCAGTCTACAAACTACAAAACATGTCTTCCAACAAGTAGTCAACTTCCAGGCCCAACTTGAAATACATCATCACACTAGCACCATAGTTTATGCTTCAAGAACACTcattccctctgtccctcccaccTACCCCTGGTAGTAAAGAATATAGCCGCAACCCTCTAGCTCCagtgcatgttttttttttccaaGATCAAAGTTTTGGTGACCCACCTTCGCCACCGTTGTCCCCCAGCCACCCACCTGATCCAGGAAGTAGTGGTCCGAGTGTCGGTGCTGGTCGTAGAAGTGACCCAGGATGCAGTGGTGCCGGCGCGGCTCGCAGAAGCTGGGCGGGGCCAGGGTCTGCAGCTGCAGAGGCTCCTTCTTCTGGGAGTGGGAAGAGTTGGATGAGCTGTCGGTGGCATTCTGAGAGACAAGACCAAACCAAACATTAGGATACGCAACAGACAACGTTTTGCAACTGAAAAGTAGCATTTCTTATTGGATAGTTTCAGATAGCCCCTCTCATTATGGTCTGTTTTCTTCTGCTTGGtgtctaatgaacatgacccatgACTACATGGGAGTAATATTAGACCAAGCTTACCACTTGAAAACATCACTGCTTTCTGGCACATTGTGTTTGGCTACGCTAACTCAACACGCACTATTTAGGGCAACGTTAACAGACACTTTTCTCCACACCAGAAAAAATAAAATCTgatgtgttgttttttttgggcAATATATGCGGCTCTTCATTTATAAACGCACTGCCCGCTCTCCCTTGAGGATTTTCCAAGTTGATGCCCAGGAGACCTAACAGCCTCAGATCATGTTCGAGCCTCGGATTGGACACTGAAACAAACACCTGCAGGCGACGTGCAGAtgtttaatttctctctctctcatggctgAAGGCAGCGCAATTTCCTACTATTTGTGTCCAGGTTAAACGTGGGACGTCCCTCATTATAAACAGTCGGTTAAATTCATGGTTATTGCATCATTTTCAGATCTATTAGAAGCGATTCATAGACGAAACAATGTAATTTAACCAATTGACTGGCCAGAGATCAGGGCATTCATCAGCAAAGACGCAGTGCAAGCTGATAGTATTTTAGACAACCAAATTGAAATCAAACTGATTGATGAAATCGAAGTGTGTCGGCTCTATGGTGATTTGCGATTCATAACTTACATTTTACGGGTACTACCAGTAGTAGTTGGCCAACTGATAACACCACGACGGAATGTGTTTGAAGTGATAATGCGCGCTGAGAACAGCTTGCACGTCCAACAAAGTGCATCGCCAGTGGCACGCACACAGTTCGTGCAGATCAGCAGGTGGGGGATTTGTGTGGCAGCCAGACTAGACAATCGAGACAATTGAAGGAGGATGCGGTGAGCAAAGTAACTGGGCTCGAACTTAGTCACGCTTGCTCTATATGAATTGATGCTTCTAATTGTACATGTTATAAACAAGATTTTTTTGTGGATGATTAAAGCTTATACTCTATGGCTGTATTTATGTGTTTTTTTCCAATGCTACATTCATTTGGCAGACCTAATTTGATTGCCCCCCTTTCTACAAGGCCTAATCATGGTTGTATTAAGATTTTGTTAACGCCTAGGCTATAGAGGTGCATTCGGGTAATTAACTCATTATGCACCAACATTTTAATTTGATTAATTATTTGTCAGTCACTCTTTAATTTGTTAGGCTATACAAATAAGATTAATGAACTGATAGTACATTCATACATTACTTTACATTTTTTTGGAATATGATAGGATGTATAACAGAATGCAATATTCTTTGTGAATAATGTTCATTTGTGTAGTCTGAAATGGAATATTTCTCCGATTGTCCATATAGCCGAGGACAATGTGGTAAAGTACTGTTATTCCTTATCCACCTAGTGATAATTATTATTTTGGGGGAATGTATACATAtgtggtgtatgtaaacttttgacttcaactctctgtgtgtgtgtgtgtgtgtgtgtgtgtgtataatatatatatatatattcaactgtgtgtgtgtctgtgtatatacagtggggcaaaaaagtatttagtcagccaccaattgtgcaagttctcacacttaaaaaagatgagaggcctgtaatttctcataggtacacttcgactatgacagacaaaattagataaaaatctagaaaatcacattgtaggatttttaatgaatttatttgcaaattatggtggaaaataagtatttggtctcctacaaacaagcaagatttctggctctcacagacctgtaacttctcttttaagaggctcctctgtcctccactcgttacctgtattaatggcacctgtttgaacttggaacaaagtaacaaagcctaccatcagtaacacactacgctgccaaggactcaaatcctgcagtgccaggcgtgtccccctgtttaagccagtacatgtccaggcccgtctgaagtttgctagagagcatttggatgatccagaagaagattgggagaatgtcatatggtcagatgaaaccaaaatataactttttggtaaaaacacaactcgccgtgtttggaggacaaagaatgctgagttgcatccaaagaacaccatacctactgtgaagcatgggggtggaaacatcatgctttggggctgtttttctgcaaaggtaccaggacgactgatccgt
Protein-coding regions in this window:
- the LOC135539385 gene encoding sprouty-related, EVH1 domain-containing protein 2-like isoform X4 codes for the protein MTEETHPDDDSYIVRVKAVVMTRDDSSGGWLAQDGGCLSRVGVCKVLSAELLGRSSFLIHGERLKDKQVILECFLKRDLVYTKATPTFHHWKVDNKKCGLTFQSPADARAFDRGVRKAMEDLTEGSTTSSSTIQNEAELGDDDVFTNATDSSSNSSHSQKKEPLQLQTLAPPSFCEPRRHHCILGHFYDQHRHSDHYFLDQVGGWGTTVAKSVPMFPRHVSFQVEEEEEEIVRINPRERTWLTGYEDYRHATATRDKLIQHPEDADAYVHFAKSEPPKHDYTYPYPLGLDPYQHARDPKIGCVDRLGGGGLIGGHRAVVTAQPRTLQLKGKRRKEDGERSRCVYCRDMFNHEENRRGRCQEAPDPIQTCIRRVSFMWCADSLLYHCMSDPEGDYSDPCSCDTSDERFCLRWLALVGLSLLAPCMCCYAPLRTCYRCGVACHCCGGKHKAVG
- the LOC135539385 gene encoding sprouty-related, EVH1 domain-containing protein 2-like isoform X2, producing the protein MSDYKSDSYIVRVKAVVMTRDDSSGGWLAQDGGCLSRVGVCKVLSAELLGRSSFLIHGERLKDKQVILECFLKRDLVYTKATPTFHHWKVDNKKCGLTFQSPADARAFDRGVRKAMEDLTEGTGGEGEDYEGCISMLLNGSTTSSSTIQNEAELGDDDVFTNATDSSSNSSHSQKKEPLQLQTLAPPSFCEPRRHHCILGHFYDQHRHSDHYFLDQVGGWGTTVAKSVPMFPRHVSFQVEEEEEEIVRINPRERTWLTGYEDYRHATATRDKLIQHPEDADAYVHFAKSEPPKHDYTYPYPLGLDPYQHARDPKIGCVDRLGGGGLIGGHRAVVTAQPRTLQLKGKRRKEDGERSRCVYCRDMFNHEENRRGRCQEAPDPIQTCIRRVSFMWCADSLLYHCMSDPEGDYSDPCSCDTSDERFCLRWLALVGLSLLAPCMCCYAPLRTCYRCGVACHCCGGKHKAVG
- the LOC135539385 gene encoding sprouty-related, EVH1 domain-containing protein 2-like isoform X3, yielding MTEETHPDDDSYIVRVKAVVMTRDDSSGGWLAQDGGCLSRVGVCKVLSAELLGRSSFLIHGERLKDKQVILECFLKRDLVYTKATPTFHHWKVDNKKCGLTFQSPADARAFDRGVRKAMEDLTEGTGGEGEDYEGCISMLLNGSTTSSSTIQNEAELGDDDVFTNATDSSSNSSHSQKKEPLQLQTLAPPSFCEPRRHHCILGHFYDQHRHSDHYFLDQSVPMFPRHVSFQVEEEEEEIVRINPRERTWLTGYEDYRHATATRDKLIQHPEDADAYVHFAKSEPPKHDYTYPYPLGLDPYQHARDPKIGCVDRLGGGGLIGGHRAVVTAQPRTLQLKGKRRKEDGERSRCVYCRDMFNHEENRRGRCQEAPDPIQTCIRRVSFMWCADSLLYHCMSDPEGDYSDPCSCDTSDERFCLRWLALVGLSLLAPCMCCYAPLRTCYRCGVACHCCGGKHKAVG
- the LOC135539385 gene encoding sprouty-related, EVH1 domain-containing protein 2-like isoform X5 — translated: MTEETHPDDDSYIVRVKAVVMTRDDSSGGWLAQDGGCLSRVGVCKVLSAELLGRSSFLIHGERLKDKQVILECFLKRDLVYTKATPTFHHWKVDNKKCGLTFQSPADARAFDRGVRKAMEDLTEGSTTSSSTIQNEAELGDDDVFTNATDSSSNSSHSQKKEPLQLQTLAPPSFCEPRRHHCILGHFYDQHRHSDHYFLDQSVPMFPRHVSFQVEEEEEEIVRINPRERTWLTGYEDYRHATATRDKLIQHPEDADAYVHFAKSEPPKHDYTYPYPLGLDPYQHARDPKIGCVDRLGGGGLIGGHRAVVTAQPRTLQLKGKRRKEDGERSRCVYCRDMFNHEENRRGRCQEAPDPIQTCIRRVSFMWCADSLLYHCMSDPEGDYSDPCSCDTSDERFCLRWLALVGLSLLAPCMCCYAPLRTCYRCGVACHCCGGKHKAVG
- the LOC135539385 gene encoding sprouty-related, EVH1 domain-containing protein 2-like isoform X1 encodes the protein MTEETHPDDDSYIVRVKAVVMTRDDSSGGWLAQDGGCLSRVGVCKVLSAELLGRSSFLIHGERLKDKQVILECFLKRDLVYTKATPTFHHWKVDNKKCGLTFQSPADARAFDRGVRKAMEDLTEGTGGEGEDYEGCISMLLNGSTTSSSTIQNEAELGDDDVFTNATDSSSNSSHSQKKEPLQLQTLAPPSFCEPRRHHCILGHFYDQHRHSDHYFLDQVGGWGTTVAKSVPMFPRHVSFQVEEEEEEIVRINPRERTWLTGYEDYRHATATRDKLIQHPEDADAYVHFAKSEPPKHDYTYPYPLGLDPYQHARDPKIGCVDRLGGGGLIGGHRAVVTAQPRTLQLKGKRRKEDGERSRCVYCRDMFNHEENRRGRCQEAPDPIQTCIRRVSFMWCADSLLYHCMSDPEGDYSDPCSCDTSDERFCLRWLALVGLSLLAPCMCCYAPLRTCYRCGVACHCCGGKHKAVG